In the genome of Tripterygium wilfordii isolate XIE 37 chromosome 19, ASM1340144v1, whole genome shotgun sequence, one region contains:
- the LOC119984996 gene encoding protein ABIL2 has translation MTVPSFPREASNYDEVSMQQSLLFADSLKDLKNLRTQLYSAAEYFELSYNNDDQKQMVVETLKDYAIKALVNTVDHLGSVTYKVNDLLDEKVDEVSGTELRVSCIEQRLRTCQEYIDHEGLSQQSLVINTPKYHKRYILPVGETMHGANRTKLKYQGCSLDDEDDWHQFRNAVRATIQETPTSTSVGRGRTPSPSVHPPRRAAPPQRSATFSFTSTMARKELDKRTVSPHRFPLLRSGSVSSRPKTPNSSRPTMPNMSNAKKRYPSEPRKSASMRIQAERESPKESDQIPSKSKRLLKALLSRRKSKKDDTLYTYLDEY, from the exons ATGACTGTACCTTCTTTTCCTAGAGAAGCATCCAATTACGATGAGGTCTCAATGCAGCAAAGCTTGCTCTTTGCTGATAGTCTCAAG gaTTTGAAAAATCTGAGAACACAATTATACTCGGCAGCGGAATATTTTGAATTGTCTTACAATAACGATGATCAGAAACAGAT GGTCGTAGAAACATTGAAAGACTATGCTATCAAAGCTCTTGTGAACACTGTGGACCACTTGGGATCTGTGACTTACAAGGTTAATGATCTCTTGGATGAAAAGGTTGATGAAGTCTCCGGAACAGAACTTCGAGTCTCTTGTATTGAGCAG AGACTACGAACGTGCCAGGAGTATATTGATCATGAGGGCCTGTCACAGCAATCACTGGTGATTAATACTCCAAAGTACCACAAGCGGTACATCTTGCCAG TTGGGGAGACCATGCATGGTGCCAATCGTACTAAGTTGAAATACCAAGGTTGCAGCCTAGACGATGAAGATGACTGGCATCAATTTAGAAATG CTGTTCGAGCTACAATCCAGGAAACGCCAACATCAACATCTGTTGG AAGAGGGCGTACCCCATCACCTTCTGTACATCCTCCTCGACGAGCTGCTCCACCACAGCGTTCCGCCACTTTTTCCTTTACATCCACCATGGCAAGAAAAGAACTAG ACAAGCGTACTGTTTCACCTCATCGGTTTCCACTTTTACGTTCTGGATCTGTCTCGAGTAGGCCAAAAACTCCAAATTCTAGCAGGCCGACCATGCCAAATATGTCTAATGCAAAAAAACGG TATCCTTCAGAGCCCCGGAAGTCAGCTTCAATGCGAATCCAGGCTGAAAGGGAAAGCCCCAAAGAAAGCGATCAAATTCCGAGCAAAAGTAAACGCCTTCTCAAAGCATTGCTTAGCCGACGTAAATCAAAGAAGGATGACACGTTATATACTTACTTGGATGAATACTAA
- the LOC119985014 gene encoding protein RKD4, with product MPPLLPSQNLQFNDFVGFNQNGNFLMENYFNYNNPGIPLSYEDVVFEPEPQRVCYSQVSTENSSTVNNNHDQVIKRKGRVSSGRKKSEILEMEEIRKYFDVPITRAAKLMNVGLTVLKKRCRELNIMRWPHRKIKSLKTLINNVKELGLTNEVTVLEEHKRLVEELPDLELTERTKRLRQACFKANYKKRRFLEAAHQA from the exons ATGCCTCCCCTGTTGCCAAGTCAGAATCTTCAGTTCAATGATTTTGTGGGTTTCAATCAAAATGGAAACTTCTTAATGGAGAATTATTTTAATTACAACAATCCTGGTATTCCATTATCGTATGAAGATGTGGTGTTTGAACCAGAGCCACAGAGGGTTTGTTATAGCCAAGTTTCAACTGAGAACAGTTCAACTGTGAACAATAATCATGATCAAGTGATCAAAAGGAAGGGGAGAGTGAGTTCTGGGAGGAAGAAGTCTGAAATTCTTGAAATGGAGGAGATTCGGAAGTACTTTGATGTCCCCATAACCAGAGCGGCCAAGTTGATGAATGTTGGACTCACTGTGCTGAAGAAGAGGTGCAGAGAACTTAATATCATGAGATGGCCTCATAGAAAAATCAAGAGCTTGAAAACCCTCATCAACAATGtcaag GAACTGGGATTGACTAATGAGGTAACTGTGCTGGAAGAGCACAAGAGACTGGTAGAGGAATTGCCAGATTTGGAGCTGACTGAGAGAACAAAGAGACTGAGGCAGGCTTGTTTCAAAGCAAATTATAAGAAGAGGAGGTTCTTGGAAGCTGCTCATCAAGCTTGA
- the LOC119986019 gene encoding uncharacterized protein LOC119986019, which yields MAAATVASMPSGVPDYQSQWEFSCDFEVDFQSQENASIVYAALAVDKELQPDKVRRQMTVSDGKLSVHFEAAEARFLRASFSAFVDILTLATKTIEEFGQKMIS from the exons ATGGCGGCTGCAACCGTTGCTTCCATGCCTTCTGGCGTCCCAGATTATCAAAGTCAGTGGGAATTCAGCtg TGACTTCGAAGTAGATTTTCAGTCGCAGGAAAATGCTTCTATTGTCTATGCAGCATTAGCTGTTGATAAGGAG TTGCAACCAGATAAGGTGAGAAGGCAAATGACAGTTTCTGATGGGAAGCTGTCAGT TCACTTTGAGGCAGCGGAGGCAAGGTTTCTTCGTGCATCGTTTTCAGCTTTCGTTGACATCCTTACGCTAGCTACAAAAACAATTGAAGAATTTGGCCAGAAAATGATATCGTGA
- the LOC119985608 gene encoding S-protein homolog 5-like: MDNNMKTRNSSLLLLSSSLWLLHICCSMHSENFGWAKYRVHIVNEIQNVGGGPLVIRCQSTGTVDDDLGVQRLGLHKEFSWAFHYNCSGSTLCFCRFTFGSRSTSFDVFRGVDDVNWCNYQDRNNGDYYWVITNEGFYFGCNPWSFRRSTPFSERYNW, from the coding sequence ATGGACAATAATATGAAAACAAGGAATTCatcgttgttgttgttgtcgtcATCGTTGTGGCTCCTCCATATTTGTTGCTCCATGCATTCAGAGAACTTCGGGTGGGCCAAATACCGGGTTCACATAGTGAACGAAATCCAAAATGTTGGAGGAGGTCCGTTGGTGATTCGATGTCAGTCGACTGGGACCGTCGACGATGATCTGGGCGTTCAGAGATTGGGCCTGCACAAGGAGTTTAGCTGGGCTTTCCATTACAATTGCAGTGGATCTACACTTTGCTTTTGTCGATTTACATTCGGCTCAAGGTCCActagttttgatgtttttaggGGCGTTGACGACGTGAATTGGTGTAATTATCAGGACCGTAACAACGGGGATTATTACTGGGTCATCACAAATGAAGGCTTTTATTTTGGTTGTAATCCTTGGAGCTTCCGAAGATCCACTCCTTTTTCTGAGCGCTATAATTGGTGA